CCAAGTCTCTGACCACGGCCTCGGCTCTGAACCCACTTCCAGGGGTAGGACCCCTAATTCTCACCTCACCTCGGTGCTGTCCGTCCCCGCGGCTGAATAGCCAAGAAGCGGCTCCTGTTCCTCTGAGGCCTGGCACCTCCCAGCAACTCCGCAgtggcctcctgcctctgcctcctgcctccagcctcctgcctctgcctcctgcctccagcctccagcctctgcctcctgtctccagcctcccacctctgcctccagcctctgcctctgcttccagCCTCTACCTCCAGCCTCCTTGCCTCCGCCTCcaccctcctgcctccaccctcctgcccccagcctccagcctccagcctcctgcctccttcctccagTTGCTAGGCTGCCTCCAGACCTTGCTCCCCTCCCATGACTCTTTGGAGCTCTGCCCTGGGGCCCACTGCTCACcggcccctccacccctccctcccatcctcttcCACTCTTCCTGGGCCCTtggctctgctctccctctgcagagTCTGCCTCCCTTCCCGCCTCTCCGCCCCCCTCTAAGCAGCGCTTCCCTCTGCCCACAGGAGGAAGCTCACTATGGCTCCAGCCCCCTGGCCATGCTGACGGCAGCGTGCAGCAAATTTGGCGGCACCAGCCCCCTGCGGGACTCAACGACACTGGGCAAAGCAGGCGCAAAGAAGCCATACTCCGTGGGCAGTGACCTTTCAGCCCCCAAAACCATGGGGGACGCCTACCCAGCCCCCTTTTCAAGCACCAATGGGCTCCTCTCACCTGCAGGcagtccccctgcccccacctcggGCTATGCCAATGAGTACCCTCCTTTTTCTCACTCATTCCCTGGACCCACGGGCACCCAGGACCCCGGGCTACTAGTGCCCAAGGGCCACAGCTCTCCTGACTGCCTGCCCAGTGTCTACACCTCCCTGGACATGGCACATCCCTACGGCTCCTGGTACAAGGCAGGCATCCACGCAGGCATCTCGCCGGGCCCTGGCAACGCTCCTGCTCCCTGGTGGGACATGCACCCCGGGGGCAACTGGCTAGGTggtgggcagggccagggtgATGGGCTGCAAGGGACACTGCCCGCGGGCCCCGCTCAGCCTCCGCTGAACCCCCAGCTGCCCACCTACCCGTCCGACTTTGCCCCCCTTAACCCGGCCCCCTACCCAGCTCCCCACCTCCTGCAGCCGGGGCCCCAGCACGTCTTGCCCCAAGACGTCTATAAGCCCAAGGCCGTGAGCAATAGCGGGCCGCTGGAGGGGGGCGGTGCGGCCAAAGCCCCCCGGGGggccggcgcggggggcggcggcttcggcggcggcggggcgggccgcTCCTCCTGCGACTGCCCCAACTGCCAGGAGCTCGAGCGCctgggcgcggcggcggcggggctgcgCAAGAAGCCCATCCACAGCTGCCACATCCCGGGCTGCGGCAAGGTGTACGGCAAGGCCTCGCACCTGAAGGCGCACCTGCGCTGGCACACGGGCGAGCGGCCCTTCGTGTGCAACTGGCTCTTCTGCGGCAAGCGCTTCACGCGCTCGGACGAGCTGGAGCGCCACGTGCGCACGCACACGCGGGAGAAGAAGTTCACCTGCCTGCTGTGCTCCAAGCGCTTCACCCGCAGCGACCACCTGAGCAAACACCAGCGCACCCACGGCgagccgggccccgggccccctgCCGGCGGCCCCAAGGACCTGGGGGAGGCGCGCGGCGCCGCGGAGGAGGAGGCCAGTCAgacgccccggccccccgcctccccggcgCCCCCAGAGAAAGCCCCCGAAGGCAGCCCGGAGCAGAGCAGCCTGCTGGAGATCTGAGCGGGCGCGGGGTCGCCGGCTGCGTGGACGCGCTTGTCCTCACCCGCTGGGCCCCAGCATGCTGCCCTTGGGGCTCTTGCCagcccccccgcccgccggcctGGTGATCCCCGGCGCGCCCTGCGGCTCCCCGACCTTTGCCCAGAGCCCGTGCTGCAGACCCTCCTCTCAGGCCCTCACCTTGTGCCCGACTTCTGTCCTCTGGcttcccagccccccaccccaccccaccccacccccaacatccCCTCCGCTCCTATCCTCCTATCGCACCGTCTCATTTCCCTTCCATCTGGGCTCCCCACACTTGCTTTCTCCATCCCACCAACTCCTTGGCGAGCACCCTTTCTGCTTCCCAAGCTTGTTTACCGCGATTGCTTACGCTTAGCTTCCAGTCTTCCCAGCTTCTTATCCCACTTGCTTTCCATGCTCCAGagcgttttgtttgtttgtttttgtttttacaaacataatgatgatgatgatgatgatgatgataatttatTGCCCCCTGGTGGCCTCCTCATTAGGGGCCAGAGTTAGGGGGATTGGGGTTAGCGACCTGGCAGGGAGCAGGGTGCCAAGAGGGGGGCAGACCAGTGGGGATCTGATCCCAAAGATGGGGTGACCCCAGGGTCAGGGAGGCTGCCCCCGGGCCTGTATATTTAACCCCTATGTTCCAAGAGAAAtgaatactaataataataattctatttatcTAAGTTATGATGACAGGTCAGGTAGAGTgagctggggagggaaggaggtccGTTTCTGCTATGGAAACTGTAGCTAAGTGTATCTCTGTATAGAAAAAGCGTTAGTGGAGATCTTGTCAATAGAATTCCTATCATCAGGGTCTCAGTTAATGGGGTTTCTCTTTTAATAGAATCTCTGCTAATAGGGTTGGTTAGCTAGATCTCTGTTAAAGAGTTGATGGGGTGTCTCTCAATTAGGGATCCCTAATGTTCCCAGCCCCAGCCAGAAGCTGTGAAACCTCGAGTCCTATGGAGGGGAGGACTGGAATGTACCCCAGCTCCCTTGACCCCAGAGCAGGTTCtttccactgcccctcccctgacacCATGACCCCATCAGGCTAATCCCTCGTTGCCATGGTTATGGAGAGCTTGCAGCTGCCATCCTAGACGTGCTCGTTGGGGAAGCCCACCTCACAGGAGGAGCACACTGGTTTGGAGGTGCGTCTCCAGAAGAATAGGCGGGGAAGGCTTTCTCTGGGATCAGATTCAAATaaatcaagtatttattgagtgcccctTCTGTCCGAGGCACTGCTAGGCTGGTGCCTAgaagccatgagaaagaagaatttaTACATCGAGGAGGACAGAGGTCCCCAAGCTGATTTGGGGTTGCATCCacggcccccccccccaacctgggATTTCCAATGCTCCCGACTCCACCTCTGGTGACTTTTAAAGCCGCTTCGTGCCTTTGATTGCCTTTCCTGTGACTTTGGATCCTCCTTTTCTATCTCCTGCTCCCTCAAGGCCCCAAGTTAAAGGGTAAAAGCCGCTGGGGCTTGGGGAGAGGGTAATATTGTGGAAGGGAAAGGATCGTGCCCTcatggagtcttttttttattattattattattatttaataaaaagttCGATTTTAAATTTTGTCCTGGTgagaatggaggaggaggagggaagaagagtgaGCCACGGGAGCCCTCCTCGGCACCTGGAGACTCCCACGGGCACCCCACGGTGCCCAcggcgggcggggtggggggaggggggccgggggaCAGCCgaggggggggacggggggaccGAGGGCTTCCTCCCCCCGCTCGCCGCCCGCTCGGCCCGGCCGGGCCCGGGCGGGTCGACGGCGGCGcggccccaggggtccccagggcGGCCCCCGCCTGGCACGcagccgccccgccccgggctgcAATCAGCCGTGCCCGCCGCCGACCGGAGGGCGAACAAAAGCCACTCTGTGGCGGCGGCCCCGGGCCACAATAGGGCTTTGTGCGGCCCGGCCCCGGGCTCCCCCGCGGGGCTCCGTCCCCGGCCGGTCGGGGGCGCTGCGGGCGGGCTCGGgatgccccccccgccccggacccCCTGCGCTCGGGCCCGCTTCGAAGGCGCTTCCAGGAGGgcgggtcggggtcggggtcggggtcggggtcccgggctgcccccctctcCGGGTGCGGATCCCCTGCACCTCGAAGgcgcggagggcggggcggggtcggggtcggggtcccGGGCTGCCCCCCCTCTCCGGGTGCGGACCCCTTGCCCTCGGGCCCCGCCTCGAAGGTGCAGAGAGCGGggcggggtcggggtcggggtcccGGGCTGCCCCCCCTCTCCGGGTGCGGATCCCCTGCCCTCGGGCCCCGCCTCGAAGGcgcggagggcgggggcggggtcccgggctgcccccctctgcccccccgccGCCGGGCCGGCTCCTCGGGACCCCGGGCCCCGCCTGTCCGGTGCCagccccgcccgccgcggccccctccccctcccctcggCCGCTTTCATCTTCCCCGGACTCCGCTTGGGGTTTGCTGGTTTCTGGGAGATAAAAACCGCCCCAAATA
Above is a window of Canis lupus baileyi chromosome 25, mCanLup2.hap1, whole genome shotgun sequence DNA encoding:
- the SP7 gene encoding transcription factor Sp7 isoform X1; amino-acid sequence: MASSLLEEEAHYGSSPLAMLTAACSKFGGTSPLRDSTTLGKAGAKKPYSVGSDLSAPKTMGDAYPAPFSSTNGLLSPAGSPPAPTSGYANEYPPFSHSFPGPTGTQDPGLLVPKGHSSPDCLPSVYTSLDMAHPYGSWYKAGIHAGISPGPGNAPAPWWDMHPGGNWLGGGQGQGDGLQGTLPAGPAQPPLNPQLPTYPSDFAPLNPAPYPAPHLLQPGPQHVLPQDVYKPKAVSNSGPLEGGGAAKAPRGAGAGGGGFGGGGAGRSSCDCPNCQELERLGAAAAGLRKKPIHSCHIPGCGKVYGKASHLKAHLRWHTGERPFVCNWLFCGKRFTRSDELERHVRTHTREKKFTCLLCSKRFTRSDHLSKHQRTHGEPGPGPPAGGPKDLGEARGAAEEEASQTPRPPASPAPPEKAPEGSPEQSSLLEI
- the SP7 gene encoding transcription factor Sp7 isoform X2, coding for MLTAACSKFGGTSPLRDSTTLGKAGAKKPYSVGSDLSAPKTMGDAYPAPFSSTNGLLSPAGSPPAPTSGYANEYPPFSHSFPGPTGTQDPGLLVPKGHSSPDCLPSVYTSLDMAHPYGSWYKAGIHAGISPGPGNAPAPWWDMHPGGNWLGGGQGQGDGLQGTLPAGPAQPPLNPQLPTYPSDFAPLNPAPYPAPHLLQPGPQHVLPQDVYKPKAVSNSGPLEGGGAAKAPRGAGAGGGGFGGGGAGRSSCDCPNCQELERLGAAAAGLRKKPIHSCHIPGCGKVYGKASHLKAHLRWHTGERPFVCNWLFCGKRFTRSDELERHVRTHTREKKFTCLLCSKRFTRSDHLSKHQRTHGEPGPGPPAGGPKDLGEARGAAEEEASQTPRPPASPAPPEKAPEGSPEQSSLLEI